The DNA window taggactttcgacttcctctggagcaaaacgtggtcaaatggacgaattttggagtaattccagttagAAGACGtttgtgagtcacttagcttggtcgtatcaaaatttgggattttttcatcaaacagttattttctggcgataaaataaaggagcgatgcgcggtgttggaaaatgacgtttctgggcttaaattgcatttttggagcccaagatgacctcggatggtttcgtggccttctggagatgtgttcGGAAGGTCCTTATCTTTAAAACAAGATATCTTGGGCCggatttggaggagatctgaggctaaaacgtggctggacaagtacttggcagattctcctagtttaattagggttttattttctaagatattttattatttttcttagtttcctagttggaataaAAAACCTATGTCTTAGGGTTTGTGGGGGctgagcaaatatattgctttggCCGTCTACAATTTTTCTCTACGCTTATTATTATTCAACTTCAGAGACAAAGAACTTGGCTAGGGTTCTttgagattttctactttaaggtgttttcatcCCTTTtctttgtaataatattttctatgatttcaattatgaatatgcataactaattccgtttgctagggcgaaaccttgagccttagcatgaatatgtaatttttatttaattgcttatgattgattgcatgcgcactttgaattattgatcactgttttaaactatctaattatcttgatgattggccaccattaggatgtttagacaagtaattggatgcaattcggtcggaatatcaccggaggattaagtattgcttcttgtgattaataattgtaattccATCTAAGGCGAATATCACAttcttaggggttgcatggttcttcaaaaggttttcataaaacttaatgagtcttgcatgttcatatttgatctgaatatcactgatggattgcatgttagatatacgttcttacttgaatatcacgaggagaatatatattaggaaaacctaaccttcgaaGTAGCATCTGTAAATCGTAAGTAATTGGtagaaattcataggattgctaggtgatggtggaaccctagtgcctttataaattggtatttaaaactcttttcttcgattattttagtttttgtttaaaattcgttttttaatattacccattctcaaactctcttttctcaagttttaattctaagtatttaattaggaattgtttctacacaaattatccaaatagtccttgaggaaaacgaccttgcatgagtatctatactacaatatccttgtattcttgcaagtatttcatgtgattttgaccctatttgcattgacgttaaaaatcctatcattaGGTGAGCTGAGCAGACGAGAGAGAGCAGAGGCCTTGGGATTCTCACCTCTCAGCCATTTCCATTCCCACTGCGTCTCAAATGAACCCAGAACTCACATCTCTTGCAACCTCCATCGTGTTCTCTCGAGGTACGACTCAAATAGGTTGGGGACTTGGAAGATTTGCAATTACAGCAAAACCTAAACTAACTCTCTTCCTTCGTGATTCCAAAAAAAAGTAACAATTGGATTTAAGTTTTTATATTATTGAAAGGATGTTGATTGTTTTCTGCCAGAGAGATTTCAAGCCTCTTCCGTTGATTTTCTAGGGATTGACTTCGAATTGCTTCCATTTTGTCATTGGAAAATAGGATAAAGAagatgtagtttttttttttaattcttgtcTTACTTTTGTTATtaattaatagttttttaatttgtttttatccATATAGTGCAAAGTTGGTAACCACGTCAGCACAAATATAGACTTATTTGTCGCGTCATTATttaacggaaaacttaacagattgtctaacggatgtatgaaattgaaataaaataataattaatgtatgagattgaaatgatttaaagatgttgtatgagattgcaacTGACCCCAAACCTAAggtggtaaaatgtaatttaccctaaaataaaagaaaaaactactcTACTCTACTGTTGGTGGTTCGGGTTTTTGCTGCAGTTCAGCCTCACGTTCAGCATCAAACTTCCACTCTCGGAAATAGAATGTGaatatgttgttgatgcactTCATCAGATTTAGGTCACTTTTGTCAATGTCCCAGTTAGATTGTTATgcaaaaattattaaatgataaataaatctattatattatatttaacgaatataattattatttaactaattaattagcaTGTACTTCTAACTCTTGAATCAAGTGCGTCTTTATCTCCTCGAGGCCAGCTCTCCAAGACTCCCAATCTACACCAAATTTGTGACGCACTAATACCTCAACATCGCACCTAAATCTGGCGTGCATATCTGACTTCTCCACTCCATTTAATTTTTCAGCAGTGATTCGGTAGCGACTCCCACTAAAAATGCATCGGACCCGTGGCATAGctcccttctttttcttgtctacgaacaaaatataatttaaatagtCGAGCTAAATATTTAATTTATACAACACGCAAAATTTAGTGCGTGTTACCTTTTCCGGAGCCTTCGCCCTCGCTTCTCTTTGACGAACGAGCACCAAATTCGATCATCGTACTTAAATTCAAACAACAATTGAAATAATAATCCGAAACAAGTCaatcatttttttaaatgaattgtgaagaataaggacAACGAAACCTTAATTATATAGCAAGTTTGGGGATCTTGCGATGACATCTTCATCGCGCATAACCCTACAATAAATATTCTCTAACTAAAAGGTTGACCGTCTATCATAAATGTTTACCCTTGTGCAACGAAGCTTTGTCGCGCACAATTTTTGTGGGAAATATTTGGTCGCGCATTTATTTGGCCCCAAATATTGTCTTACCTATGTTTTTCTGCCAAACTTTGTACGACGGGTTTCTTTCTTTGTCGTGCAATGACTCTTTGCACGACATCACTGTCCGTCGAGATAGTTTTTTGGTACTTCAATTATAGTGTGGCGAAATTGAGCAACGGTGTTTTGATTTCATCGCGCTAAACACCCTTGtgctagacctggcattcgtgtcttGTTTTCCGTGTTTGTGTCATTTTCACgacatacccgatatcttaacaaGTCATGTGGTGTAAGCcccattaaaataaacaggtaaTTTGACCAGACCCGGTACCCGTTAAGGAAAGTATATTTTAAATCagtaaataatgaaaatgaaaaacataatttaagcccaaaaaaattgaaaacataatactaaatttgtagatgTATATCGCATTGTCagataaatattacttcaaaacataaaaaagaacATTTGTTTTTAAGTATTACACACCCCAGGATAAGAGTttaatgaaaaacattagtacgTTACTACAAAAGACCAAagttcacccaaaaaaaaaaaagaccaaatgttcaaggatatgcaaaatgataACATAAAAACAACATTAGTCTTTTAAGTATTACATACCCCAGAATAAGAGTctaatgaaaaaacattagtacTTTACTACAAAAGACCAAATGGTCAAGGATATGCAAATGCAAGGAGTTGCGTTTCAAGGTTGAGGAAACCTTGCACGTCTTTGACAATAAAaaccttcaattttcatcaatcaccaAGGGAAATGATAttggtttattttgaactcccttaaaaatactattcatgaaaaatactattcatgaggctttgtatggttttaataattcaaatgacGATGTAACCATCCTTAAAGCGTAAAGGATGCGATCACGagcatttgcatattttttcacatttttcgcaCTTGTaagttaattattatttttttaatgtgtttggtatttttatattacttgatatttttatttttaatgtgttttacgattttttaatctcacttttGCCTATTGtatactatatttttaaatttatatagaataacaGTACATTAATACATATTAtgatatacaatatatacatatagacTATgcctattgtattttatagtaagttttttttagtagtttaaaaaattagaaacatcaaaataaattttttcttaacgtgtcgaaacgggttacctaCGTCGCGTGTAAACCTATTAAggacccgataacgacccgattagTTATAGTGTCGACCCAAAACATGTTATTTTCATGTCGTGTTAAATGGTTGTGTGAGATATTGCGAGGTCTAGCTTGCGCGATGAGTTTGTCTTTGTCACACAAAGTTCGGTCGCGCAAAtagttttttgtactagtgattCTAATGTGCATTGGATAATATTATTTATGTGTTACTTATCAGCAACATCATATTAATTTTAGACATGATCAACATAATATTAATCAaggagggttttttatttttttattttttttccaagaATAAATGGAACTTCATATATATTCGATCGGTTGGTCAGACGTATATGGCCACAAGCACAAAGTTATCTAACGTTCATGATACGTCGGATAGTGCTACCCTAATAACAACAATTTTGTGTGGACTCAACGAAAATACTGACAAAATAGAAAAAGCTTGCAACCATTGCTTCTGCAGAAATCGTCGTTTTTCCTTTGGATTCTTCGAAGTATGGCTAATGTTCACCTGCTTTCGAGCTCTTACTACCAAGGACAAATACATACAAAATCCTAGCATATATACCATATAGTGACCGATTCTTTATATCAAATCTTGCATATAGATACGCAGTCTTTGAGATTTGTTAATGCTTAAGGACATGTTTGATAATCATTCCCGCATTAGTTTTTAATTCTAACTGTAAGCTAAAAACTTGTTTAGTAAGAATAAAAACTGAAACTTCAAATTTGAAAGTTATTTATGTGggttttcaaaattcaaaatcaattttgaTAAAACAGTTACAAGTattcaaattttggttttctctttCATTCACGATGACGAGTTTCTCACCTATAGTACATCATTACCGTGATTAATTTATACGCATCCATATGACATATTACCGTAATACTTCGAAATCATCATAAAAATAAGGGCATCATTAGACTAGGTCATCCTAATTGAAGACAAAGGTTCATCCATGGAGATTGTGAAAACCTTGCGTGTAAATTTAGTTTGACCATGACTATCAAAATTAATAAGGCGCGACTAGATGAAATGATTGTTGACAATgccaaaaaaaattactaaccccaaaaaaatatgtaaatgagcaaaaaatcaattaatctttccaaactgaaactaataataaaaaacctttATGGCCAAGATATCATATAGAAAGGGACCCTAGCTAGCAACTTAACAATTAATTCATGTTGGATGAGCTGCATGCCAAAAGTCAGCCATGGTATCCTACCATTTTTAATACCTTTGAAGGAAAAGGAGATGATGAACAGTTTGGAAGGTTCTAGGAAAGAGGACTAAGCTGACATTAAAATTTTGTCCCTACAACCCCGTGTGTTCTGACCCAATTGTTTTTTGTCAACGGTTTCCTTATATCCATGGAACCAGTCCTCCGGAtttaaaaaaaccgaaaccggtTTCTCAAAACTTGCTACTGTACATGTTtagttcttcatttttttccacTATATATCCCTCGGAAACCTTCTCATTATTTCCATCTTCATTTCTTGTTGTTTATTCCCACTATATTTCCTTGTTCATTATCATTCTCCTTTTTGGAAAAGGACAGAGGTAATTATATAAAAAACGcaactcttttcttttcaattttccatTTTACTAATACGCATCTCAAATTCTAGAGCGTATACGTCTTCCTCTCACAATCACCTGCTTCCAAATACGCAGTACAGGCGTTTTAACATGATTTTCCTTAATGGTGCTTCTTTAATTTCCAGGTTAGGTTTTGGAATATTTCTCATGTCTCCAACGATGGCAGTGTTGACAACTACCGAGAATGGGGTAAGTGATCAGTACCAAAATGGCGTGAAGTGCTTGTATGAGAATGGTATAAACAAACTTCCAAACAAGTACATACTGCCCACTTTAGAACGACCTAACCGGAGTGATGACCAGGAACCAAAAGTATCCAACCAAAATCTGAAGCTGCCCATCATCGATTTCAAGGAACTGCAAGGTCCCAATAGACCCCAAGTCATTAAATCTCTGGCTAATGCTTGTGAACAATATGGCTTCTTTCAGGTGGGTCTTATAGTACTAACTCTTATGTAGGTACTTGGGCTAATTAAGAAACGATTACTTTCAGCTAAAATGAGTTATAACATTAAGCGTATCTAGCACACCATGAGTTTAGCCAAGTTGGGTAGGGCAATATGCTCCATTCTCTACATGTACCCAAGTTCAAAGTTTCATTCCCGAAGTTTAGATAAATATAGTGTAATTATCTTATCGTGGTGCAAAaaatgttaagcatgtttaaaGCTTCAAAGTAATGGGTAATTGTGGTTTGATGCAGTTGGTAAACCATGGCATTCCAAGTGATATTATAAGCAGTATGACCGACGTGAGCACTAGGTTTTTTGAGCTCCCTTTTGAGGAGAGAGCCAAGTACATGTCCTCAGATATGCGTGCGCCTGTCCGATATGGGACTAGCTTTAACCAGAACAAAGATAAGGTGTTTTATTGGAGGGATTTCTTGAAGCTAATGTGCCATCCCTTACCAGATGTCCTTTCTCACTGGCCTTCGTCACCGGTGGACATGAGGTGAGAGCTCAAGCTCAGTGTGTTTTTTCTGCATAGGGATATGGCGGAAGTAATTAACGTGATCAATCATATAAATTTTTAGCCTTCGAGACACTCGTAAGTTTCGATTATGGTGTATTTCATTTATTAATTACATATTCTTGATCGCATCTCTTAAAAAAAGTCTAGACTTGCATTCCATTTGCATTTTTGAGTCCTCGTGCAAAACACGTATGCCGGAGATTGGTCAATTAAGCTACAAATAGTTTTATTGGTTGCTTTCAACTCTTCTCTCTTCCTATGGGTAAGTGTGGACATAAAGTATtgagtaataaaccaatcaccAACTTTCAtgtcttttagttttcaaaatataGTCTCTAAATtaagtctccttagcattactctTAGGTATATGGTCAGATATATTATAAACACCTAGAATCAGGAGCTGTACTTCCTCGTGAGACCACACATATATAGTAGCTAACCCGTTATCCTATTCGAGCAATTAGTTTAATACTTaataattaagattttaaaatgACAAGTAGGAATcattttcttgttcttttcaCATATGCATACAtgtctttttttattaaaattaattaaatactaATTGGGTTTTACACAATAGGAAACTGGCGGCTACCTACGCAGAGGAAAACAAATACTTATTCCTAATGCTAATGGATGCCATTTTTGAGAGCTTACGAATTGTGGGAACCACAGAGAACACGACAGAAGAAGATGAAATGTTAAAGGACTTCAAAGATGGGAGCCAGCTAATGGTTGTCAATTGCTACCCGCCATGCCCCCAACCTGATCTAACCCTAGGGATGCCTCCCCACTCGGATTATGGGTTTCTCACAATTCTTCTCCAAGATGAAGTTGAAGGCcttcaaattaaaaaacaagATAAATGGATCACCGTCGAACCAATCCCCAATTCTTTTGTGGTCAACGTTGGTGATCACCTTGAGGTGAGTTTTATTACTTATAATTAAGTAGCCACTTAAAAGTTTTTTACTACATGCATGAATCACGTTGCTAATCATGTCTTCAACAATGAAAGAACACGTTTATGTAAATGATTATATGTCCTTTTTATGTAAGAAATATGCTCAACAATGTGATCAATAGATATAATCGAAAATTTTTATCTTTCTCACTTGAACTGAATCCACGTAAAGCTATTATATGCAAGGTAAACTTATTTCGTGAGAGATGTAATGTTATCCATAAACATGTAGCactaaattattaaattttgtgTTGAATTATATGCTAATATACCATGTCATTGACTTGGTTTTTCTGGTGTTAGATATTTAGCAATGGAAAATACAAGAGTGTTCTACATAGAGTGTTGGTGAATTCTTTAAAAGGTCGGATTTCTGTGGCCTCTTTGCATACTCTACCTTTCACGCGCTTGGTTGGACCGTCACCAAAACTTATCAACGAATCAAATCCAAGGCGGTACAAGGACACTAATTTTGCCAGCTTTCTGGAGTATATTTCATCTCGTGAGCCTAAATGGAAGAATTTCCTCGAGTCTAGGAAGTTATTGACCTAGTTGAAAGGGCATGCATGTTATGCCTGGAACTTCCAATGACTGGGAAAATCTGCTCGTTGACCTTTTGCAGTTTCAGTTATAATTATGTAGCAATGTTTGGTTGAAAGTttaattttttctctttttttcttttgtttttgggtgggGTCCAGCAAAGGCTGATTATAATCCAACCCTAGTGAGCACTACGTAGTTTAGTGCATGACAACTTTCACAAATGAGTTTATCAATTGTATTGATGGATATATGATGATATATGAAGTTTCTACGAATTATACAATTCCTTAGTTCTCGTTGTCACATGACATTCATAGcggttgattttttttgttattaaaaaaattttggTGCATGCATTTGAGATTTTACGACCAAATTTTTACTCAtttataatgaaaataaaagctACTTAGTTACATGATAAATAACACCGGATTTAGCTGGCATGTGTAAGAGTGTTTTCCTACTACTATAGGAGTTCTGTAAGAACAGAAACAAGAAGAATTACCTTTAAAACTTGATCGATCAATTGCTTCACCATCACGTAATTGCTTCTTCAAGAAGTACGGGAAGACTTGAAGTGCTTTTCTAATCACAAATCTCTTATGTTCTTCGCTTGGCAAAGCAAGAATCCAACCAAGCAAGCAAGGCATTAGTATAGACTTTTTCTCTTGAAGTTACAATAAACGGTGAACacacatcattatttttgtttgtacAAATTTCCGCGGAGGTTGAATTGACAGAGAAACCTTGCACGACAAATCCAAGAGACAAATGGAGTTATGACTAACACCGATGTTGTGTTTGTCAAAGGGCCACTGATGCCTAattcatgatataattctaGGTTTGTATTAGTGTGGCTAGAAAGAAATGAacctgaaaaagaaaaaagacggAAACTTGGCTAGTTACAGGCAAACAAGGAGTAAACCCTAGCATCCATGTACGTTGAACCTTGGAGTAGTGGTACCTTGTCTGGAAACGGCCTTAAAGCAGACGACCTTAATATATTATCAGTCCGCTTAATTGATCCGTCAAAGGTAAAACAGTCATATTGAGCTAATATTATACGCGGCATGCTCTAATAAGTCGAAATATTTAACGTTCCAACAATTATATTCTTGCGTATGCATTGGCAAAGTCAAGTTATATTATACGTTGACCAAAGTTTTTAAATGAATGTCTGGTCAGCAtttttttaaaacacttaaTAAGGTAGCGACCTTCTtacatgcaaataaaaaaaagggacaaTTTTGAAGTTGCTGAGAATATAAATATTGAAGAAATGGAACCTCTATTGTCTTCAAATATATTACTAGACACGATGAGTGTAAATTTTTAAGGCCAGTCGAATTCCACTTGGCTCTTTTGTTGACCTATCATCTTTATCAAACCTGTTTTTGATTGAGCATTGTTCCCATCAATTTTAACATATTGCTCGTCTTAGAATTATGAAATACTTAGTAATGAAAAATGGAAGGAATGCCACATATTTATACCACATTGTTATATCATCACATATAACAAGTTACATATACAATCGACATCTAatgaaataaatttattaattgatgGAGCATGTACACATCATTTATCATATCAGATGATACCCACATAAAAATATGATCT is part of the Malus domestica chromosome 12, GDT2T_hap1 genome and encodes:
- the LOC103449971 gene encoding probable 2-oxoglutarate-dependent dioxygenase SLC1, whose protein sequence is MFSSSFFSTIYPSETFSLFPSSFLVVYSHYISLFIIILLFGKGQRLGFGIFLMSPTMAVLTTTENGVSDQYQNGVKCLYENGINKLPNKYILPTLERPNRSDDQEPKVSNQNLKLPIIDFKELQGPNRPQVIKSLANACEQYGFFQLVNHGIPSDIISSMTDVSTRFFELPFEERAKYMSSDMRAPVRYGTSFNQNKDKVFYWRDFLKLMCHPLPDVLSHWPSSPVDMRKLAATYAEENKYLFLMLMDAIFESLRIVGTTENTTEEDEMLKDFKDGSQLMVVNCYPPCPQPDLTLGMPPHSDYGFLTILLQDEVEGLQIKKQDKWITVEPIPNSFVVNVGDHLEIFSNGKYKSVLHRVLVNSLKGRISVASLHTLPFTRLVGPSPKLINESNPRRYKDTNFASFLEYISSREPKWKNFLESRKLLT